The DNA sequence AAAAGGTTTTAGCGCTTAGGGATGTTCTTGGAGAACTAAACCATGGGAGTTCGTATTTGGAGAATACAAAGTTTATTCGTGAAGTTGTCGCTCAATGTTTAGAGTCAGTCCTGGAGTATGATAATGATAATGTGTTGCCGTGGGTGCACGGAGAAGCAGAAAAGCACCGTGAAATTATGTTGTTTGTTACAGGTCAAGGTAAAGTCGAGTTTGAAATTAATCGTGAAAAATATAAAGGTTATGTTTCGTTTTGTTCAGCAACTCAAAATATACCAAAAGAAAAAGCAGTTCGCTTTTTAATCGAAATGTTAGGTTATGTTCAACTTGCAAGACTTCTGGATGTTAATTTGAACAAAAAAACATCATCCGGTTATACGTATTTTGGCAGAAACCCAAAAGTGATTGGCCCAGAGGTCATTGATCTACGAGGAAGATATTTTTATAAGTCAAATGAGATATTATTTTCAAACTTCTCTGGTGGCGTCGATTTTTGTGTTGTCCCGTATATTAATGGAGATGAATACTTTCTCCTTCCATTCACCCTATATAAAAAGCCTGCACGAACCGGGGCACAAGGTTTTTTAGCTCCTGGACTACCCAGTTCGAAGCACCTTTTGCTTAATGCAAATAGTTTGAACTCAAAAAAGAACGGTAAGGTTTTATTTTTCGAAAATTTAAAAATGGCTAGCGAAATACAATCAAGGATTGATGACGCAAAAAGTATTCCTAAAGATGTATACATTATTACATCTCATTATGGTGGTATCAATGCGATCGATAATGTTGATATGTCATGCATTGCTGAGCATGATGTGTATATTATTCCTTCTCCTTCAAAAGATGGTTATTTTAACGCAATCATGTACGCCAAGAAGTTTATGGAACTCGGTGCAAATAAAGTTATGGTGGTATTAGATCCTACTCTTGAACACCCCAAGCGGGAAATTGATGATGATTATGCCGAATTGTCGTCACCGATTGAGCGGTTTATAGCGCAGAATGCGATTTGTTATAAAGAAAGAGATATCGCTCCGATGATTGATCGAATTGTGAAATTTGCGATCCCTTATGAAAGGTTTGTTTCTTGGGCGCAAGATATGATGATTATCAATGTTACAAGTTCTGTCTCTTCAGGCGATTCGTTTTCGTCGTTGGTATCCAATGGATTCGACATGGTGCGAGCACCTCTTAAAGAGATAGACGACACAGTTATATCACTGCACGTTTTCCTTAGACCAGATAAGGTCACAATGTGTGCTGGATTTTCGCATGAAGGAAAGACGATATTCAATATGTCATTAGTGTTGAGTTATATTTCTGGCATAGACATGTTCATTTTTAAAAACAACAAGCCTGGAAATGTTTTGCTGGTTGATTCTGAGTCTGGGGAAGATTTTATTCAAGAAATACTAGTGCAACTCAGTAAAGCTTATGGTGTTGAAGAAAGTGTTCTGGCTGCATTTCATTACATATCACTTTTAGATATGCCTCGTGATAATGACAATAGATTTGACCTCTTGTCAGAAATTACGCAGATTTGGTTACAGGATTATGTTGAAAAAAATTACATAAGCTTGATA is a window from the Desulfomicrobium apsheronum genome containing:
- a CDS encoding AAA family ATPase, whose translation is MKSLISKKVLALRDVLGELNHGSSYLENTKFIREVVAQCLESVLEYDNDNVLPWVHGEAEKHREIMLFVTGQGKVEFEINREKYKGYVSFCSATQNIPKEKAVRFLIEMLGYVQLARLLDVNLNKKTSSGYTYFGRNPKVIGPEVIDLRGRYFYKSNEILFSNFSGGVDFCVVPYINGDEYFLLPFTLYKKPARTGAQGFLAPGLPSSKHLLLNANSLNSKKNGKVLFFENLKMASEIQSRIDDAKSIPKDVYIITSHYGGINAIDNVDMSCIAEHDVYIIPSPSKDGYFNAIMYAKKFMELGANKVMVVLDPTLEHPKREIDDDYAELSSPIERFIAQNAICYKERDIAPMIDRIVKFAIPYERFVSWAQDMMIINVTSSVSSGDSFSSLVSNGFDMVRAPLKEIDDTVISLHVFLRPDKVTMCAGFSHEGKTIFNMSLVLSYISGIDMFIFKNNKPGNVLLVDSESGEDFIQEILVQLSKAYGVEESVLAAFHYISLLDMPRDNDNRFDLLSEITQIWLQDYVEKNYISLIVLDNLQSMFENASSSSKVLHLLTKFVELMQSINVAVLLIHHTLDSKKDKPQGLTQLINRMRNWILLEGPATLGPELVKLDEDGDPFVAKFIHEPGVLVRVVFKKSNSYPRLRGKKFLYHLPFANVRTQEPKKWISADDDYYASDECNFSDFDGSKHLGCVDSESFNDGVIDIIPTDDKVADIKPVDVFQVRCDSVIKYAQNHPDFNGAQLQRVFSWTKKPVKKILDHLVESGVLDRTGSTSTRMYRLRLDYDKN